A single Balneolaceae bacterium DNA region contains:
- a CDS encoding methyltransferase domain-containing protein, which translates to MSEQDRAQTATPGRGFGASAETYHRTADVQKEVAERLIASLQPWRDIVPPGPVVELGCGTGFVTESLLEMYPGRELWVTDRAPEMVDFCRERFGEREGLRYEAMGAEEYERGPEEVALTVSGFSAQWFRDPPFTLGRWLERTRSGGLLLASFPGHESFPEWREQCRELGLPFTGNVLPDTEEMVIKLTNGPAQVDYYEDTVTRNYDSSADFFRHLKAIGADRQLEGRRLTPREMRMLIRNWDRSAGDRITVSYHVVFIAVKRD; encoded by the coding sequence ATGAGCGAGCAAGACCGCGCGCAAACCGCCACTCCTGGCCGGGGCTTCGGCGCCTCGGCCGAGACCTACCATCGCACGGCCGACGTGCAGAAGGAGGTGGCCGAACGGCTGATCGCCTCCCTGCAGCCCTGGCGCGATATCGTGCCTCCCGGACCCGTGGTGGAGCTGGGCTGCGGGACGGGCTTCGTGACCGAATCGCTGCTGGAGATGTATCCCGGCCGCGAGTTGTGGGTGACCGACCGCGCGCCGGAGATGGTGGACTTCTGCCGGGAGCGCTTCGGGGAGCGGGAGGGGCTTCGCTATGAGGCCATGGGCGCCGAGGAGTACGAGAGGGGGCCCGAAGAGGTGGCACTCACCGTGAGCGGCTTCAGCGCGCAGTGGTTCCGCGACCCGCCCTTCACGCTGGGACGGTGGCTGGAGCGCACACGCTCCGGGGGACTGCTGCTGGCCTCTTTTCCAGGCCATGAGAGCTTCCCAGAGTGGAGGGAGCAGTGCCGGGAGCTGGGACTGCCCTTCACCGGAAACGTGTTGCCGGATACCGAGGAGATGGTCATCAAGCTGACCAACGGGCCAGCGCAGGTGGATTACTACGAGGACACGGTGACCCGCAACTACGACTCTTCTGCCGACTTCTTTCGCCACCTGAAGGCCATAGGGGCCGACCGCCAGCTGGAGGGCCGCCGCCTTACGCCCCGGGAGATGCGCATGCTTATCCGCAACTGGGACCGTTCGGCCGGCGACCGGATTACCGTCAGCTACCACGTGGTCTTCATCGCCGTCAAGCGCGACTAG
- the bioA gene encoding adenosylmethionine--8-amino-7-oxononanoate transaminase: protein MPSFHPNVWYPFTILKNAPDPLKVVRGEGLWLELEDGRRIMDCISSWWVNLYGHAHPRVAQAIAEQAGKLEQVIFANFTHDPAEKVAEGVTGLLPGDLERVFFSDDGSTAVEVGMKMAWQYWANCGEARDTFICFEGAYHGDTFGAMSAGERSVFTEVFGDLLFDVEFVPYPHTWRGDSGAEEKEEAVLQAVREKLEASPGRYAGVMLEPLVQGAGGMRMCRPSFLRRLEAICREAGTLLLFDEVMTGFGRTGGDFACTKAGVTPDIVALAKGLTGGFLPLSLTVCRCGIYEAFHSDDPEKTFWHGHSYTANPIGCAAALASLELLEEFRPRFSGMEAWHREELEVLEGHPSLKRQRVTGTIAAMEIEAPGEEGYLNRVADRIKAQCVDKGLLLRPLGNTLYLMPPYCTEREQLAAMYQGIQELLEEV, encoded by the coding sequence ATGCCTTCTTTTCATCCCAACGTCTGGTACCCCTTCACCATCCTCAAAAACGCCCCTGATCCCCTGAAGGTGGTCCGCGGCGAGGGCCTCTGGCTGGAGCTGGAGGACGGGCGCCGTATCATGGACTGCATCTCCAGCTGGTGGGTGAACCTCTACGGCCACGCCCATCCCAGGGTGGCGCAGGCCATCGCCGAACAGGCCGGGAAACTGGAGCAGGTGATTTTTGCCAACTTCACCCACGATCCCGCCGAAAAGGTGGCCGAGGGAGTCACCGGCCTGCTGCCCGGCGACCTGGAGCGGGTGTTCTTCTCCGACGACGGATCCACGGCGGTGGAGGTGGGCATGAAGATGGCCTGGCAGTACTGGGCCAACTGCGGGGAGGCGCGTGATACCTTTATCTGCTTCGAGGGGGCCTACCACGGCGACACCTTCGGGGCCATGTCGGCCGGGGAGCGTTCGGTCTTTACCGAGGTGTTCGGCGATCTGCTCTTCGACGTGGAATTCGTGCCCTACCCGCACACCTGGCGGGGAGACAGCGGAGCCGAAGAGAAGGAGGAGGCCGTTCTGCAGGCCGTCCGCGAGAAGCTGGAGGCTTCCCCCGGGCGCTACGCCGGCGTCATGCTGGAGCCCCTTGTGCAGGGAGCGGGGGGCATGCGCATGTGCCGCCCCTCCTTTTTGCGGCGCCTGGAGGCGATTTGCCGCGAGGCGGGCACCCTGCTGCTCTTCGACGAGGTTATGACGGGTTTCGGGCGCACGGGAGGCGATTTTGCCTGCACGAAGGCCGGGGTGACCCCCGACATTGTGGCCCTGGCCAAGGGACTGACGGGCGGCTTCCTGCCCCTCTCGCTTACCGTCTGCCGGTGCGGTATCTACGAGGCTTTCCATTCCGACGATCCCGAGAAGACCTTCTGGCATGGCCACAGCTATACGGCCAACCCCATCGGCTGCGCCGCCGCCCTGGCCTCTCTGGAGCTGCTGGAGGAGTTTCGTCCCCGTTTCAGTGGCATGGAGGCGTGGCATCGAGAGGAGCTGGAGGTCCTGGAGGGCCATCCATCCCTGAAACGCCAGCGCGTGACCGGCACCATCGCGGCCATGGAGATCGAGGCGCCGGGAGAGGAGGGCTACCTCAACCGGGTGGCCGACCGCATCAAGGCGCAGTGCGTGGATAAGGGCCTCCTGCTGCGTCCCCTCGGAAACACGCTCTACCTCATGCCTCCCTACTGCACGGAGCGGGAGCAGCTGGCCGCCATGTACCAGGGCATTCAGGAGTTGCTGGAGGAAGTCTAG
- a CDS encoding prolyl oligopeptidase family serine peptidase, with protein sequence MKNLSIRFALLTLLALLMVSATAPEAGAQQPFTIDDALDVHSVSLADMTDDGRWLAVLTSTRRSGMGEDHGRFGDATYIEPDASELLVIDSRSGETTRPFDDPVQIRGLQWSPDGATLAFFMLREGDESYTLHLYDRQSNSTEQLELYSDKRISSSSDITWHPDGEHLVLELRETGWADSARALYNYMEEGPVIVQDSRNDFLAWERVHNHADLAVLTAVNTADGSVRELLPEMNYSSFNLAESGDFFTYERNYPLKTGYAYEDDSESELLLQEWEGGESRTLVARTSDNISTDWNPAGDRYAFSEDGNVFVREVDADSARNLTADFRQTVSAEGDTTEYDFSVEEWHPQGGQLLVESDDGWHLLKADGSGMELVYEAPENEDEAPERDLEHWTDDGRWLYLSYSEQDRWWRGLTRYDLQERSMQTLRVDANLYDDWEFSGDGNTILFEMSDGDHPTELYTAGPELQNLRQLTDLDPWLEDRTLTRTELVQYMDVDGDTLYGILYYPVNYEEGKHYPLVAQVYENYFSNGFNPAMNLIANAGFFGFRPSVNLEEGYPGEGWIKGVTTAINKLMERGLVDGSKLGVQGTSYGGYAVNLLITQTDRFAAAINISGKVNMISFLGDSPKITTRNYDAAEVGQDRIGATLWEATDKYIAHSAVFYADRIETPLLMLTGEGDWNVPATNQREMYYALRRLGKTVKWVHYMEAGHGAGRAGRVEDFHHHWNTVIDFYNEQFYPEEEGGEN encoded by the coding sequence ATGAAGAATCTATCCATTCGATTCGCCCTGTTGACCCTCCTTGCGCTGCTCATGGTCTCCGCAACGGCGCCCGAAGCCGGTGCTCAGCAGCCTTTCACCATTGACGACGCCCTTGACGTCCATTCGGTCTCACTGGCTGACATGACCGACGACGGCCGCTGGCTGGCTGTGCTGACCAGCACCCGCAGGAGCGGCATGGGCGAGGACCACGGCCGATTCGGCGACGCCACCTATATCGAGCCGGACGCCTCCGAGCTGCTGGTCATCGACAGCCGCAGCGGGGAGACCACGCGGCCTTTCGACGATCCCGTGCAGATCCGCGGGCTGCAGTGGTCGCCCGACGGTGCCACGCTGGCCTTCTTCATGCTGCGGGAGGGCGACGAGTCCTATACCTTGCATCTGTATGACAGACAGTCAAATAGCACGGAACAGCTAGAACTTTACTCGGACAAGCGCATCTCCTCCAGCTCTGACATCACCTGGCACCCCGACGGGGAGCACCTGGTGCTGGAGCTGCGCGAGACCGGCTGGGCCGATTCGGCCCGCGCCCTTTACAACTACATGGAGGAGGGGCCTGTGATCGTGCAGGATTCACGCAACGACTTTCTGGCCTGGGAACGTGTTCACAACCACGCCGACCTGGCTGTACTGACCGCGGTGAATACCGCCGACGGTTCGGTGCGCGAGCTGCTTCCGGAGATGAACTACTCCTCCTTTAACCTGGCCGAGAGCGGCGATTTCTTCACCTACGAGCGGAATTACCCGCTTAAAACAGGCTATGCCTACGAAGACGATTCGGAGTCCGAACTGCTGCTGCAGGAGTGGGAGGGCGGTGAATCCCGCACGCTGGTGGCGCGCACCTCCGACAACATCTCCACCGACTGGAACCCGGCAGGCGACCGCTACGCCTTCAGCGAGGACGGCAACGTCTTTGTACGGGAGGTGGACGCCGACTCCGCCCGGAATCTTACCGCGGATTTCCGCCAGACCGTCAGCGCCGAGGGCGATACCACCGAGTACGACTTCAGCGTGGAGGAGTGGCACCCGCAGGGCGGACAGCTGCTGGTGGAGTCGGACGACGGCTGGCACCTGCTGAAGGCTGACGGTTCGGGCATGGAGCTGGTGTATGAGGCGCCCGAAAACGAGGACGAGGCGCCGGAGCGCGACCTGGAGCACTGGACCGACGACGGACGGTGGCTCTACCTCAGCTATTCCGAGCAGGACCGCTGGTGGCGTGGACTCACCCGCTACGACCTGCAGGAGCGCAGCATGCAGACCCTGCGGGTGGACGCCAACCTCTACGACGACTGGGAATTCTCAGGGGATGGAAACACCATTCTCTTTGAGATGTCCGACGGCGACCATCCCACCGAACTCTACACGGCCGGCCCCGAACTGCAGAACCTGCGGCAGCTCACCGACCTGGACCCCTGGCTGGAAGACCGTACCCTTACCCGCACCGAACTGGTGCAGTATATGGACGTGGACGGGGATACACTCTACGGCATCCTCTATTACCCCGTAAACTACGAGGAGGGTAAGCACTATCCCCTTGTGGCGCAGGTATATGAGAACTATTTCTCGAATGGTTTTAACCCTGCCATGAATCTAATTGCCAATGCGGGCTTCTTCGGTTTCCGTCCCTCGGTAAACCTGGAGGAGGGCTACCCGGGCGAGGGCTGGATCAAGGGAGTGACCACCGCCATCAACAAACTGATGGAAAGGGGACTGGTGGACGGTTCCAAGCTGGGCGTGCAGGGCACCTCCTACGGAGGATACGCCGTGAACCTGCTCATCACACAAACCGACCGATTTGCCGCTGCCATTAACATTTCCGGCAAGGTGAACATGATCAGCTTCCTGGGCGACAGTCCCAAGATCACCACGCGCAACTACGACGCGGCGGAGGTGGGACAGGACCGCATCGGCGCCACCCTGTGGGAGGCCACCGACAAGTACATCGCCCACAGCGCCGTGTTCTACGCCGACCGCATCGAGACGCCCCTGCTCATGCTTACCGGGGAGGGTGACTGGAACGTGCCGGCCACCAACCAGCGCGAGATGTACTACGCGCTGCGCAGGCTGGGCAAGACCGTCAAGTGGGTGCACTACATGGAGGCGGGCCACGGGGCGGGCCGCGCGGGCCGGGTGGAGGACTTCCACCACCACTGGAATACGGTCATCGACTTCTACAACGAGCAGTTTTACCCGGAAGAGGAGGGCGGGGAGAACTAG
- a CDS encoding 8-amino-7-oxononanoate synthase yields the protein MSDPSTYAFTREELERRRSEHRLRELRELEPGRTAATVRMEGKTFLNFSSNDYLGLSRHPLLAERAADYARRWGAGATASRLVTGSYAAHRELEEKLAAFFGREACLLFNSGFQANSSLVGSLTTRHSTVICDRLGHNSLLQGSLASRARLRRFEHNDPASLERELRRAGEEDPDRILILTESIFSMDGDRAPLAEMAGLARKYGAMLFADDAHATGAWGEGGRGVAPGVDGIDLVLGTFGKAFGCFGAYLLCSADMKEYLVNVCPGFIYTTALPPPVLGAIDAALELMPGLEDERARLHRHARRLREVLQELGCETGASDTQIVPLVTGSEQSALQLAGRLEEGGVLAPAIRPPTVPDDASRIRFSLSSAHEEEHLDHLLALIGEWKDG from the coding sequence GTGTCCGACCCGTCCACGTACGCCTTTACGAGGGAGGAGCTGGAACGCCGCCGCAGCGAGCACCGCCTGAGGGAATTGCGCGAGCTGGAGCCGGGCCGGACCGCCGCCACGGTGCGCATGGAGGGGAAGACCTTCCTGAATTTCAGCTCCAATGACTACCTGGGACTCTCCCGCCACCCGCTGCTGGCTGAGCGCGCGGCCGACTACGCCCGACGCTGGGGCGCCGGCGCCACCGCCTCCCGCCTGGTAACCGGCAGCTACGCCGCCCACCGCGAGCTGGAGGAGAAGCTGGCCGCCTTCTTCGGGCGCGAGGCCTGCCTGCTGTTCAACTCCGGCTTTCAGGCCAACAGCTCCCTGGTGGGCAGCCTCACCACGCGCCACTCGACGGTGATCTGTGACCGGCTGGGACACAACAGCCTGCTGCAGGGCTCCCTTGCCAGCCGCGCCCGCCTGCGCCGCTTTGAGCACAACGACCCTGCAAGCCTGGAGCGCGAACTGCGCCGGGCCGGGGAAGAGGATCCCGATCGCATACTGATCCTTACCGAAAGCATTTTCAGCATGGACGGTGACCGCGCGCCCCTGGCGGAGATGGCGGGCCTGGCCCGGAAGTACGGCGCCATGCTCTTCGCCGACGACGCCCATGCCACCGGAGCGTGGGGCGAGGGGGGACGGGGCGTGGCCCCGGGCGTGGATGGCATCGACCTGGTGCTGGGCACCTTCGGCAAGGCCTTCGGCTGCTTCGGGGCCTACCTGCTCTGCAGCGCCGATATGAAGGAGTACCTGGTCAACGTCTGTCCGGGCTTTATCTATACCACCGCCCTGCCGCCCCCCGTGCTGGGCGCCATTGACGCCGCCCTGGAGCTGATGCCCGGACTGGAGGACGAGCGCGCACGCCTGCACCGCCACGCCCGGCGGCTGCGGGAGGTCCTGCAGGAGCTCGGATGCGAGACGGGCGCCTCGGACACCCAGATTGTGCCGCTGGTGACCGGCAGCGAGCAGTCGGCCCTGCAGCTGGCCGGCCGGCTTGAGGAGGGGGGAGTACTGGCCCCCGCCATTCGTCCCCCAACGGTGCCCGACGACGCCTCCCGCATCCGATTCAGTCTCTCGTCGGCTCACGAGGAGGAACACCTGGACCATCTTCTTGCGTTGATAGGGGAGTGGAAGGATGGCTGA
- a CDS encoding amino acid permease gives MSEQKTTYARRLSLFDGTMVVVGGIIGAGIFLNPSIVAQRLDTPLLVLAAWGIGGAIALIGALCFGELGSRRPEAGGGYVYLREAFGPLPAFLYGWTLLLVINTGGISAVAMTFSYYFGDLMGLGDPLVKPVAIGSVVLLTGINYLGIRPGSITQNIFTVLKLLAVAMLTVAGALLFTGGEGASEGLLDTGRAVAGEGGGWSTVAAMGTALIPVLFAYGGWQHANHVAGEIRRPRVNLPRVTFIGVVIVVTSYLLVNWASLSALGLEGLAASTAPASEVMQALWGDTGSALMSAGIAISTFGFVNLAILAGARVYQAMADDGLFFKRAARLHPRYRTPSYSLIIQGIWIVALILSGSYGQLLDYTVFGDWIFFGLVAATLFWYRARGGDEEVFRMPGYPWLPALFILAAVFVVFSSVVSNLLNAAIGAGLILAGVPVYLYWNSKHRDDQA, from the coding sequence ATGAGCGAACAGAAGACAACCTACGCGCGTCGTCTCAGCCTGTTCGACGGCACCATGGTGGTGGTCGGGGGCATTATCGGGGCGGGCATTTTTCTGAATCCCTCCATCGTGGCCCAGCGCCTGGACACCCCCCTGCTGGTGCTGGCGGCCTGGGGCATCGGCGGCGCCATCGCGCTGATCGGCGCCCTCTGCTTCGGGGAGCTGGGCTCCCGGCGGCCCGAGGCAGGCGGCGGCTACGTCTACCTGCGGGAGGCCTTCGGACCCCTGCCTGCATTCCTCTATGGGTGGACCCTCCTGCTGGTGATCAATACGGGCGGCATTTCCGCCGTTGCCATGACCTTTTCCTACTACTTCGGGGACCTCATGGGCCTGGGCGACCCCCTCGTGAAGCCGGTGGCCATCGGTTCGGTGGTGCTGCTCACCGGCATCAACTACCTGGGCATCCGCCCCGGCAGCATTACCCAGAACATCTTCACCGTGCTCAAGCTGCTGGCCGTGGCCATGCTCACCGTCGCCGGGGCGCTGCTCTTCACCGGCGGGGAGGGCGCTTCGGAGGGACTGCTCGACACGGGACGAGCCGTCGCGGGCGAAGGCGGGGGATGGTCCACCGTCGCCGCCATGGGCACCGCCCTCATCCCCGTGCTCTTCGCCTATGGGGGATGGCAGCACGCCAACCACGTGGCCGGCGAGATCCGCCGACCCCGCGTCAACCTGCCCCGTGTCACCTTCATCGGGGTGGTCATCGTGGTCACCAGCTACCTGCTGGTCAACTGGGCCAGCCTGAGCGCCCTCGGGCTGGAGGGTCTGGCAGCCAGCACCGCGCCCGCCTCCGAGGTGATGCAGGCCCTCTGGGGCGACACAGGCTCGGCCCTCATGTCGGCCGGCATCGCCATCTCTACCTTCGGCTTCGTAAACCTGGCCATCCTGGCCGGCGCGCGGGTCTACCAGGCCATGGCCGACGACGGACTCTTTTTCAAGCGCGCCGCGCGCCTGCACCCGCGCTACCGCACCCCCTCCTACTCGCTGATCATCCAGGGGATCTGGATCGTGGCTCTCATCCTCTCGGGCTCCTACGGGCAGCTGCTGGACTATACGGTGTTCGGCGACTGGATCTTCTTCGGGCTGGTGGCCGCCACCCTCTTCTGGTATCGCGCCCGCGGGGGAGACGAGGAGGTCTTTCGCATGCCGGGCTACCCCTGGCTGCCCGCCCTCTTCATCCTGGCGGCCGTATTCGTGGTATTCAGCAGCGTGGTCTCCAACCTGCTGAACGCCGCCATCGGCGCAGGACTGATCCTGGCGGGGGTCCCCGTCTATCTCTACTGGAACAGCAAGCACCGCGATGATCAAGCATAG
- a CDS encoding helix-turn-helix transcriptional regulator: MKYATGNRLKEIADALYGGNRSELARNLEMKPQALTKYLNGESMPGGLILIRMHGLGVNINWFLTGEGEMLREGPPHAISEPIGTYLARLEEEVLEEEEKEALGDLVDFSEAIREQDLSPGMQRAMLLVFARHLKSESAEE; the protein is encoded by the coding sequence GTGAAATACGCAACAGGAAATAGGCTCAAAGAGATAGCGGATGCGCTCTACGGAGGAAACCGCAGCGAGCTTGCCAGAAACCTGGAAATGAAGCCCCAGGCGCTGACCAAATATCTCAACGGGGAGTCCATGCCCGGGGGACTCATCCTAATCCGCATGCATGGATTGGGCGTAAACATCAACTGGTTTCTCACGGGAGAGGGCGAAATGCTCCGCGAGGGTCCCCCGCACGCCATTTCGGAGCCCATCGGAACCTACCTGGCACGCCTGGAGGAGGAGGTGCTGGAGGAGGAAGAGAAGGAGGCGCTGGGCGATCTTGTCGACTTTTCGGAGGCCATACGCGAGCAGGATCTTTCGCCCGGCATGCAGCGCGCCATGCTGCTGGTCTTTGCCCGCCACCTGAAATCGGAATCCGCTGAAGAGTAG
- a CDS encoding alpha/beta hydrolase, whose amino-acid sequence MAEQQILAYHGWGFDGGAWDAWRECLPDGFTLEAFDRGYFGRPRQPDFRGKGARIVMAHSFGLHLVPRERLEEADLLVILGGFRDFHPRAARFRHRSRQVLAQMCERFSEEPEAVLGKFYANTWHPASPPKLDLEGMDRELMKEDLEKLGESTLEAERMAAAGRVCIFHGTDDLIVPKSKGRDLYGSLEPQASYFEIRNAGHALPFTHTAQCLKLMMPEAENLFPQKTQN is encoded by the coding sequence ATGGCTGAACAGCAGATCCTGGCATATCACGGATGGGGCTTCGATGGCGGGGCCTGGGACGCCTGGCGGGAATGCCTCCCCGATGGGTTTACCCTGGAGGCCTTCGACCGGGGCTATTTCGGCCGGCCGCGCCAGCCTGACTTTAGAGGAAAGGGCGCCCGCATTGTAATGGCCCACTCCTTCGGGCTTCACCTGGTTCCGCGCGAAAGGCTGGAGGAGGCCGACCTGCTGGTGATCCTGGGCGGCTTCCGCGACTTTCATCCCCGCGCCGCGCGCTTCCGCCACCGTTCGCGGCAGGTGCTTGCGCAAATGTGCGAGCGATTCTCCGAGGAGCCCGAGGCGGTGCTGGGTAAATTCTACGCCAACACCTGGCATCCCGCCTCGCCGCCGAAGTTAGACCTGGAGGGGATGGACCGAGAACTGATGAAGGAAGACCTGGAGAAGCTGGGTGAATCCACCCTCGAAGCCGAAAGAATGGCCGCTGCCGGCCGGGTCTGTATCTTTCACGGAACCGACGACCTGATCGTGCCCAAGAGCAAGGGACGCGATCTCTACGGCAGCCTGGAGCCGCAGGCGAGCTATTTCGAGATTCGAAACGCCGGACACGCGCTCCCCTTCACCCATACCGCGCAGTGCCTCAAACTGATGATGCCCGAAGCTGAAAACCTCTTTCCCCAGAAGACCCAAAACTGA
- a CDS encoding aminotransferase class I/II-fold pyridoxal phosphate-dependent enzyme, translated as MIKHSPYISWAKAKHGVRWNLARSGVPRPDPDQWFKGEAADILAGGEHEEGWGPLKERIASRYGVEAGQVVPVHGTSMANHLAVAALVEPDDHVLVESPSYEPLWILPAYFHAEVESFGRDPENDFQPDPGEIADHMTGRTRLVILSDLHNPSGMRVKPELLQEIAQLCEERGTHLLVDEVYLEFLYPQGVRTAASLSPAVITTRSLTKAYGLDDLRLGWMIASGETARRIRRLRDLYAITTAFPSERLGWHALGAADELLACTLALLEGNRKLVEDFVEGRPELSWTTPGAGSVGFVRLASDRVEELAELAEARYETIVAPGHFFGRPDHFRIGWGMPADELREGLRRLGQALEDLA; from the coding sequence ATGATCAAGCATAGCCCCTATATCTCCTGGGCCAAGGCCAAGCACGGGGTGCGGTGGAACCTGGCCCGCAGCGGCGTGCCCCGGCCCGATCCCGACCAATGGTTTAAGGGGGAGGCCGCCGACATCCTGGCCGGCGGCGAGCACGAGGAGGGCTGGGGACCCCTCAAGGAGCGTATCGCCTCGCGCTACGGGGTGGAGGCCGGGCAGGTGGTGCCCGTGCACGGGACCTCCATGGCCAACCACCTGGCCGTGGCCGCCCTGGTGGAGCCCGACGACCACGTGCTGGTGGAGTCGCCCTCCTACGAACCCCTCTGGATCCTCCCCGCCTATTTCCATGCCGAGGTGGAAAGCTTCGGACGCGACCCTGAAAACGACTTCCAGCCCGACCCGGGGGAGATCGCCGACCACATGACCGGGCGCACGCGGCTGGTCATACTCAGCGACCTGCACAATCCGTCGGGGATGCGCGTAAAGCCGGAATTGCTGCAAGAAATCGCGCAGCTCTGCGAGGAGCGCGGGACGCACCTGCTGGTGGACGAGGTCTACCTGGAGTTTCTCTACCCGCAGGGGGTGCGGACGGCAGCCTCCCTCTCCCCCGCCGTCATCACCACCCGCAGCCTCACCAAAGCCTACGGGCTGGACGATCTTCGCCTGGGCTGGATGATCGCTTCCGGGGAGACCGCCCGGCGCATACGACGCCTGCGCGACCTCTATGCCATCACCACCGCCTTTCCCTCCGAGCGGCTGGGGTGGCACGCACTCGGGGCGGCCGACGAGCTGCTGGCCTGCACCCTGGCGCTGCTGGAGGGCAACCGCAAGCTTGTAGAAGACTTCGTGGAGGGGCGGCCCGAACTTTCGTGGACCACTCCCGGCGCGGGCTCAGTGGGATTCGTGCGACTGGCCTCCGACCGCGTAGAGGAGCTGGCAGAGCTGGCCGAGGCGCGCTACGAGACCATCGTGGCGCCCGGGCATTTCTTCGGGCGGCCCGACCACTTCCGCATCGGCTGGGGCATGCCGGCCGATGAGCTTCGGGAGGGCCTGCGGCGGCTGGGACAGGCGCTGGAGGATCTCGCCTAG
- the bioD gene encoding dethiobiotin synthase, whose protein sequence is MDFPERFMVSGTDTGIGKSLVSAVLTLGLGGVYWKPVQSGLEGETDTEFVRRVTGLGAEHFRPERWRLNEPLSPHAAAAIDGVEIALDDFELPEHREGPLVVEGAGGLLVPLNGRHMIIDLAERLELPVLLTVRSELGTLNHTFLSLEALRRRDIPVLGVVMNGPRNRSNREAIERFGEVEVLAEIEPLEEINPGALECEFQKFNA, encoded by the coding sequence ATGGACTTTCCCGAACGATTCATGGTCAGCGGAACCGACACCGGCATCGGCAAATCCCTGGTCTCGGCGGTGCTCACGCTGGGACTGGGGGGCGTCTACTGGAAGCCCGTGCAGTCGGGCCTGGAGGGAGAGACCGACACCGAATTTGTGCGTCGCGTCACCGGCCTGGGCGCGGAGCATTTCCGCCCCGAGCGCTGGCGCCTCAACGAACCTCTCTCCCCGCACGCCGCCGCGGCTATCGACGGGGTGGAGATCGCCCTGGACGACTTTGAGCTGCCCGAACACCGCGAGGGACCGCTTGTCGTGGAGGGGGCCGGAGGACTCCTGGTGCCGCTCAACGGCCGCCACATGATCATCGACCTGGCCGAGCGCCTGGAGCTGCCCGTGCTGCTGACGGTCCGCAGTGAGCTGGGCACGCTCAACCACACCTTCCTCTCCCTGGAGGCCCTGCGCCGGCGGGATATCCCTGTGCTGGGCGTGGTCATGAACGGGCCGCGCAACCGCAGCAACCGGGAGGCCATCGAGCGCTTCGGGGAGGTGGAGGTGCTGGCCGAAATCGAGCCCCTGGAGGAGATCAACCCCGGGGCGCTGGAGTGCGAATTTCAAAAATTCAACGCCTGA